A portion of the Desulfovibrio porci genome contains these proteins:
- the hpf gene encoding ribosome hibernation-promoting factor, HPF/YfiA family — MNISFAFKNFEASDHLKKYARRRMEKLGRFYGKSAGLEVNVVLTVDKFRHRCEVTVSGEGLHINATEQTSDMYAAIDLVTDKVEAQIKRQVSRVKEQRRKARNAEVDVFTYNLEAQPEENQTVVGTDRFAPKPLHLDEALMQLDSIGSEFLVFLNAESNRVNVVYRRRTSGYALIDPVL; from the coding sequence TGCCCGCCGCCGCATGGAAAAGCTGGGGCGTTTTTACGGCAAGTCCGCCGGTCTGGAAGTGAATGTCGTGCTTACGGTGGATAAGTTCCGTCATCGCTGCGAAGTGACCGTCAGCGGCGAAGGCCTGCACATTAACGCTACGGAGCAAACCTCCGATATGTATGCGGCCATCGACCTTGTGACCGACAAGGTGGAAGCTCAGATCAAGAGGCAGGTTTCCCGGGTCAAGGAGCAGCGCCGCAAGGCCCGCAACGCCGAGGTGGATGTCTTTACCTATAACCTGGAAGCCCAGCCCGAGGAAAACCAGACCGTGGTGGGCACAGACCGTTTCGCGCCCAAGCCGCTGCATCTGGATGAAGCGCTGATGCAGCTGGATTCCATCGGTAGTGAATTTCTGGTCTTTCTCAATGCCGAAAGCAACCGCGTCAATGTGGTCTACCGGCGGCGCACCAGCGGTTACGCCCTGATCGACCCCGTGCTGTAG
- the rapZ gene encoding RNase adapter RapZ: protein MSTPQPPRRGPSSADSSADAPRVVPERAVQVCIVTGLSGAGKSTALQVFEDLRYLAVDGLPASLAPEMVGMMERPSMSHFQGIALGMDMRQNNFLDEINDALSAMAAKGIRPLLLFLEADAQELMRRYATTRRPHPLEREGMGLEAALAAERNRLRILREMADLVIDTSRFSIHDLRRSIQKRWSGNKDKLRAIRVNVISFGFKYGVPREADMVFDLRFLPNPYFVEGLRPLCGKDKVVSDYVFASSSAVEFRKKLLDLLFFMLPLMEAEGRYRVTIAVGCTGGRHRSVAMAEELSQALRQADYPASLEHRHLELG, encoded by the coding sequence ATGAGCACGCCACAACCACCCCGCCGCGGCCCTTCCAGCGCGGATTCGTCCGCGGACGCTCCCAGAGTCGTTCCGGAGCGCGCCGTGCAGGTTTGTATTGTCACCGGTCTCTCCGGCGCCGGTAAAAGTACTGCCTTGCAGGTTTTTGAAGATTTGCGCTATCTTGCCGTGGACGGCTTGCCCGCGAGCCTGGCTCCGGAAATGGTCGGCATGATGGAACGGCCTTCCATGAGCCATTTCCAAGGCATTGCTTTGGGCATGGACATGCGCCAGAACAATTTTCTGGATGAAATCAACGACGCCCTGAGTGCCATGGCCGCCAAGGGCATCCGTCCGCTTTTGCTGTTTCTGGAGGCCGACGCGCAGGAGCTCATGCGCCGCTACGCCACCACCCGCCGCCCGCATCCGCTGGAACGCGAAGGCATGGGCCTTGAAGCCGCCCTTGCCGCCGAGCGTAACCGCCTGCGCATCTTGCGGGAAATGGCGGATCTGGTCATCGATACCTCACGTTTTTCCATCCATGACCTGCGGCGCTCCATTCAGAAGCGCTGGAGCGGCAACAAGGATAAATTGCGCGCCATCCGCGTCAATGTGATTTCCTTTGGCTTCAAATATGGGGTTCCCCGCGAAGCGGATATGGTTTTCGATCTGCGCTTCCTGCCCAATCCATATTTTGTGGAAGGTCTGCGTCCCCTTTGCGGCAAGGACAAGGTCGTGTCCGACTATGTTTTCGCCTCGTCCAGTGCTGTGGAATTCCGCAAAAAATTGCTGGATCTGCTTTTTTTTATGCTGCCGTTGATGGAGGCCGAAGGCCGCTATCGCGTCACCATTGCCGTGGGCTGCACCGGCGGGCGGCACCGTTCCGTTGCCATGGCCGAGGAATTGTCACAGGCGCTCCGCCAGGCGGACTATCCGGCCTCTCTGGAGCACCGGCACCTTGAACTTGGCTGA